The sequence GCATTGCGAGCCGTAAGCATGGCGGCAACGGGACGGCCAATCACGAGCGACCGACCGACGACCGCGACCTTGGCCCCATCCAGCTCAACGCTGTAATGGTCCAGCAACGCCAACACGGCTTCTGCCGTGCAAGGAGCAAAGCCCTCGCCTCGCCCCGAAAGCGTGGTGAGCAGCGAGGCCGGCGTCATGGAGTCAACATCCTTGGCGGGCTCGAGTGCCGCGGCAACTGCATCCTCGTCAAGCCCAGCGGGCAACGGACGAAACATCAGGCAGCCGTGAACAGCGGGGTCGGCATCGATGTCCTTAATAGCCGCCAACAGCTCGTCCTGTGAAACATCGGCGGGAAGCAAAACGCGGCGAGCCTCAATGCCAATCTTCTCGCAGCGCTTGAGGGCGCCGCGCTCGTAGGACAGGTCGTCCTCGCGCTCGCCCACACGAACGATGGCCAGTGTCGGCACGATGCCCTGTTCGCGCAGGGCGGCGCAACGAGCGGCAAGTTCCTCGGCCAAAGCGCGGGCAACGGGAGCACCCTTGAGCAGTTCGGCCATGGCTATCCCCTCTTCCTTGCGGCGTCAGCAGCACGGCGCGCCAGTGCATCGGCGCGCGGCAGCCACGTATCTA is a genomic window of Collinsella aerofaciens containing:
- a CDS encoding bifunctional 5,10-methylenetetrahydrofolate dehydrogenase/5,10-methenyltetrahydrofolate cyclohydrolase, giving the protein MAELLKGAPVARALAEELAARCAALREQGIVPTLAIVRVGEREDDLSYERGALKRCEKIGIEARRVLLPADVSQDELLAAIKDIDADPAVHGCLMFRPLPAGLDEDAVAAALEPAKDVDSMTPASLLTTLSGRGEGFAPCTAEAVLALLDHYSVELDGAKVAVVGRSLVIGRPVAAMLTARNATVTMCHTHTRDLAAECRAADIVVAAVGRARTIGADAVREGQTIIDVGINWDEAAGKLVGDVDFDAAEPIVGAITPVPGGVGAVTTAILAKHVIESAERASK